One Neovison vison isolate M4711 chromosome 2, ASM_NN_V1, whole genome shotgun sequence genomic window carries:
- the CAMTA1 gene encoding calmodulin-binding transcription activator 1 isoform X9 — translation MSILERLEQMERRMAEMTGSQQHKQGSGGGSSGGGNGTGNGGSQAQCASGPGTLGSCFENRVVVVCEKMMSRACWAKSKHLIHSKTFRGMTLLHLAAAQGYATLIQTLIKWRTKHADSIDLELEVDPLNVDHFSCTPLMWACALGHLEAAVVLYKWDRRAISIPDSLGRLPLGIARSRGHVKLAECLEHLQRDEQAQLGQNPRMHCPPSEEPSTESWMTQWHSEAISSPEIPKGVTVIASTNPELRRPRSEPSNYYSSESHKDYPAPKKHKLNPEYFQARQEKLLSTALSLEQPNIRKQSPSSKQCVPETISPSEGVRDCIRETSPPTPETAGFQASGSQPVVKWNPKGLYIGVSTVQVTGNPKGTSVGEDAAPSQVRPRGPTSVLMMANREVVDSEMGSYRDSAERAECSQPMDEIQVNMMTLAEHIIEATPDRIKQESFVPTEPSALERPDTATISSTMSWLASYLADVDRLPSAAQIRSAYNEPLTPSSNTSLSPVGSPVSEIAFEKPSLPSAADWSEFLSASTSEKVENEFAQLTLSDHEQRELYEAARLVQTAFRKYKGRPLREQQEVAAAVIQRCYRKYKQLTWIALKYALYKKMTQAAILIQSKFRSYYEQKKFQQSRRAAVLIQKYYRSYKKCGKRRQARRTAVIVQQKLRSSLLTKKQDQAARKIMRFLRRCRHSPLVDHRLYKREMNIFGTQWCVLNCRQHALCHSYWASLSFLFCNPNEISGKWQDLSFPKFPTSYCSSQSNR, via the exons ATGTCCATCCTAGAGCGCCTGGAGCAGATGGAAAGGAGGATGGCTGAGATGACGGGGTCCcagcagcacaagcaggggagcggaGGAGGCAGCAGTGGAGGGGGCAACGGGACTGGGAACGGAGGAAGCCAAGCTCAG TGCGCTTCTGGCCCTGGGACACTGGGGAGCTGCTTCGAGAACCGTGTGGTGGTCGTGTGTGAGAAGATGATGAGCCGAGCCTGCTGGGCCAAGTCCAAGCACTTGATCCACTCGAAGACCTTCCGTGGGATGACCCTCTTGCACCTGGCTGCGGCGCAGGGCTACGCCACCCTCATCCAGACCCTCATCAAATGGCG CACAAAGCATGCAGATAGCATTGATTTGGAACTGGAAGTTGACCCCTTGAATGTGGACCACTTCTCCTGTACCCCTCTG ATGTGGGCATGTGCTCTAGGGCACTTAGAAGCTGCCGTTGTTCTGTACAAGTGGGACCGTCGGGCCATCTCTATCCCTGACTCCCTAGGAAGGCTACCTTTGGGGATTGCCAGGTCAAGGGGTCATGTGAAATTAGCAGAGTGTCTGGAGCACTTGCAGAGAGATGAACAGGCGCAGCTGGGGCAGAACCCCAGAATGCACTGTCCTCCAAGCGAGGAGCCCAGCACGGAGAGCTGGATGACCCAGTGGCACAGCGAAGCCATCAGCTCTCCAGAAATACCCAAAGGAGTCACCGTTATTGCAAGTACCAATCcag AGCTGAGAAGACCTCGTTCTGAACCCTCTAATTACTACAGCAGTGAGAGCCACAAAGATTATCCAGCTCCCAAAAAGCATAAATTGAACCCTGAGTACTTCCAGGCAAGGCAGGAGAAGCTGCTGTCCACTGCACTGAGTCTGGAACAGCCAAATATCAGGAAGCAGAGCCCTAGTTCTAAGCAGTGTGTCCCCGAGACAATCAGCCCCAGTGAAGGAGTGAGGGACTGCATCCGGGAAACCTCCCCTCCCACTCCAGAGACTGCAGGATTCCAAGCCTCTGGATCTCAGCCTGTAGTAAAGTGGAATCCCAAAGGTCTTTACATTGGTGTGTCTACAGTACAGGTGACTGGAAATCCGAAGGGGACCAGTGTAGGAGAGGATGCAGCACCTTCACAGGTGCGTCCTCGGGGACCCACGAGTGTCCTGATGATGGCTAACAGAGAGGTGGTGGATTCAGAGATGGGGTCCTACCGCGATAGCGCAGAGCGCGCGGAATGCTCACAGCCCATGGACGAGATACAG GTGAACATGATGACCTTGGCAGAGCACATCATTGAAGCCACACCTGATCGAATTAAACAGGAGAGTTTTGTGCCCACGGAGCCCTCGGCATTGGAAAGACCAGACACTGCCACCATCAGCAGTACCATGAGCTGGCTGGCCAGTTACCTAGCCGATGTCGACCGTCTGCCAAGCGCTGCCCAGATCAG AAGTGCGTATAACGAGCCTCTCACCCCTTCTTCTAATACCAGCTTGAGCCCTGTTGGCTCCCCAGTCAGTGAAATAGCTTTTGAGAAACCCAGCCTTCCCTCAGCAGCAGACTGGTCAGAATTCCTGAGTGCGTCTACCAGTGAGAAGGTGGAGAATGAGTTTGCTCAGTTGACTCTTTCTGATCATGAGCAGAGAGAGCTCTATGAAGCCGCCAGGCTCGTCCAGACCGCTTTCCGGAAATACAAG GGCCGACCCTTGCGGGAGCAGCAGGAAGTAGCCGCCGCTGTCATTCAGCGTTGTTACAGAAAATACAAACAG CTGACATGGATAGCCTTGAAG TATGCACTTTATAAAAAGATGACACAGGCTGCCATCCTAATCCAGAGTAAATTCCGAAGTTACTACGaacaaaaaaaattccagcagAGCCGGCGCGCTGCTGTGCTGATCCAGAAGTATTACCGGAGTTATAAGAAATGTGGCAAGAGACGGCAGGCTCGCCGAACAGCCGTCATCGTGCAACAGAAACTCAG GAGCAGTTTGCTAACCAAAAAGCAGGACCAAGCTGCTCGAAAAATAATGAGGTTCCTCCGCCGCTGCCGCCACAG CCCCCTGGTGGACCATAGGCTGTACAAAAGG